One stretch of Cricetulus griseus strain 17A/GY unplaced genomic scaffold, alternate assembly CriGri-PICRH-1.0 unplaced_scaffold_2, whole genome shotgun sequence DNA includes these proteins:
- the LOC100771360 gene encoding LOW QUALITY PROTEIN: ribosomal RNA-processing protein 7 homolog A-like isoform X2 (The sequence of the model RefSeq protein was modified relative to this genomic sequence to represent the inferred CDS: deleted 1 base in 1 codon), producing MVARKRKAGACGHEGSTPSPPSYSAIPVKFTKQQQASHYLYVIQHRVRGDTQSTWPPNKTLFVLNVPPYCTEECLSRLLSSCGTIKTVDLKEKPDHAESAKEAKPEFFHPKLIPGIQVAYVVFQKPSGVSATLNLKGPLLVSTENHSVRSGIHKWISEYEESVLDPEALRVEVDTFMEAYDKKIAEEETKAKEEEGVPDEEGWVKVTRRGHRPVLPQTEAASLCVLKREKSKRARKELLNFYAGQHRETTMEHLAQLCKKFKEDKQRIELMRAQYKFRPY from the exons ATGGTGGCGCGCAAGAGGAAAGCTGGAGCTTGCGGCCATGAGGGGAGCACACCCAGCCCACCGAGTTATTCAGCTATTCCTGTCAAGTTCACCAAACAGCAGCAGGCTTCCCATTACCTGTATGTGATACAGCACAGAGTTCGAGGAGACACTCAGTCCACGTGGCCTCCCAATAAGACCCTTTTTGTCCTCAATGTGCCCCCGTACTGCACAGAGGAGTGCCTGTCCCGACTCCTGTCCTCCTGTGGCACCATCAAGACAGTCGACTTGAAAGAGAAGCCTGACCATGCTGAGAGCGCTAAAGAGGCAAAGCCAGAG TTTTTTCACCCGAAGCTCATTCCGGGCATTCAGGTAGCTTATGTGGTATTCCAGAAGCCAAGTGGAGTGTCAGCTACCTTGAATCTGAAGGGCCCATTGCTGGTTTCTACAGAGAACCACTCTGTGAGGAGCGGGATTCATAAGTGGATCAGTGAGTACGAAGAGTCGGTATTAGACCCAGAGGCCCTGAGGGTCGAAGTAGACACATTCATGGAGGCTTACGACAAGAAGATAGCTGAGGAGGAGACCAAGGCCAAGGAGGAAGAAGGTGTTCCTGATGAAGAAGGCTGGGTGAAGGTGACCCGCAGGGGCCACAGGCCTGTGCTCCCTCAAACAGAAGCAGCCAGCCTGTGTGTTCTCAAGAGGGAGAAAAGTAAACGTGCACGCAAGGAGCTGCTCAACTTCTATGCCGGGCAGCACCGAGAGACCACAATGGAGCATCTGGCACAGCTGTGCAAGAAGTTTAAGGAGGACAAGCAGAGGATTGAACTGATGCGTGCCCAATACAAATTCCGACCCTACTGA